The following coding sequences are from one Acidimicrobiales bacterium window:
- a CDS encoding ABC transporter ATP-binding protein, which translates to MEPARIVATDLERHFDDGHQIVHALGPLDLEVREGELLSILGPSGCGKSTLLRVIAGLVSPSRGELAIRQSDPDRSLLGMVFQDHSVFPWKTVERNVRLGLDIQRHHRHSRAERNALVAAALERLGLAEFARAYPHTLSGGMRQRVAIARALVLQPEVLLMDEPFASLDQQLRRLMQDELVDLWETERRTMVFVTHSIDEAIFLSDRVVVMSARPGRVCAEYEIPFGRPRNHDLRASPEFAALQQSIWEVLRTEVDQHLASTREATRDSAA; encoded by the coding sequence GTGGAACCGGCTCGCATCGTCGCCACGGACCTCGAACGTCACTTCGACGACGGCCACCAGATCGTGCACGCCCTCGGGCCGCTCGACCTGGAGGTCCGGGAGGGCGAGCTCCTGAGCATCCTGGGACCGTCGGGGTGCGGGAAGAGCACGCTGTTGCGGGTGATCGCCGGTCTCGTCTCCCCGTCGAGGGGCGAGCTGGCGATCCGGCAGAGCGACCCGGACCGGTCGCTGCTCGGCATGGTCTTCCAGGACCACAGCGTCTTCCCCTGGAAGACCGTCGAGAGGAACGTCCGCCTCGGGCTCGACATCCAGCGCCACCACCGGCACTCCCGGGCCGAGCGCAACGCCCTGGTCGCGGCGGCCCTGGAGCGGCTGGGCCTGGCGGAGTTCGCCCGGGCCTACCCGCACACGCTGTCGGGCGGCATGCGCCAGCGGGTGGCGATCGCCCGGGCGCTGGTGCTGCAGCCCGAGGTGCTGCTCATGGACGAGCCGTTCGCGTCGCTGGACCAGCAGCTGCGGCGGCTCATGCAGGACGAGCTGGTCGACCTGTGGGAGACCGAACGGCGCACCATGGTCTTCGTCACCCACAGCATCGACGAGGCGATCTTCCTCAGCGACCGGGTGGTGGTCATGTCGGCCCGGCCCGGTCGCGTCTGCGCCGAGTACGAGATCCCCTTCGGGCGGCCCCGCAACCACGACCTGCGGGCCAGCCCGGAGTTCGCGGCGCTCCAGCAGTCGATCTGGGAGGTGCTGCGGACCGAGGTCGACCAGCACCTCGCCAGCACCCGGGAGGCGACCCGTGACAGCGCGGCCTGA
- a CDS encoding ABC transporter permease: protein MTARPETVEVEVDVAAPDDGAPEGQTVFRRPTAEDIDPLKYRRRRRRIERGLGIGVPVVLVVLWQVCSEAGWMDQRFFPPPTKIWDAGVELFRDGRLQHDLWVSSRRVLYGFVLGSFLGVAAAVLLQASRTARAALEPLTYGLWTVPKLALLPLLLLIFGIGETPIIILIVVNCFFLVFIPTLAAMTSVSPAYKEVTESLRANRWQTFRHVVFPASIPQIFIALRLTAGASILVLVAIEFVQGQEGLGYLIWNSWSLFLADRMYVGIVVVAVAGALFTMLVAMIGRRLTRWSPDT from the coding sequence GTGACAGCGCGGCCTGAGACGGTGGAGGTCGAGGTCGACGTCGCCGCTCCCGACGACGGCGCGCCCGAGGGGCAGACCGTGTTCCGGCGGCCGACCGCCGAGGACATCGACCCCCTGAAGTACCGCCGCCGGCGCCGTCGCATCGAGCGGGGCCTCGGCATCGGCGTGCCCGTCGTGCTGGTGGTGCTGTGGCAGGTCTGCAGCGAGGCGGGCTGGATGGACCAGCGGTTCTTCCCGCCGCCCACCAAGATCTGGGACGCCGGCGTCGAGCTGTTCCGCGACGGCCGCCTGCAGCACGACCTGTGGGTGAGCAGCCGGCGGGTGCTCTACGGGTTCGTGCTCGGGTCGTTCCTCGGGGTGGCGGCGGCGGTGCTGCTGCAGGCCTCCCGTACGGCGCGGGCGGCGCTGGAGCCGCTGACCTACGGGCTCTGGACCGTGCCGAAGCTGGCCCTGCTGCCGCTGCTCCTGCTGATCTTCGGCATCGGGGAGACACCGATCATCATCCTGATCGTCGTCAACTGCTTCTTCCTGGTGTTCATCCCCACCCTGGCCGCGATGACCAGCGTGTCGCCGGCCTACAAGGAGGTGACGGAGTCGCTCCGGGCGAACCGGTGGCAGACGTTCCGCCACGTGGTGTTCCCGGCGTCGATCCCGCAGATCTTCATCGCCCTGCGGCTCACCGCCGGCGCCTCGATCCTGGTGCTGGTGGCGATCGAGTTCGTCCAGGGCCAGGAGGGCCTGGGCTACCTGATCTGGAACTCCTGGAGCCTCTTCCTCGCCGACCGGATGTACGTCGGCATCGTCGTCGTCGCCGTGGCCGGCGCCCTGTTCACGATGCTGGTCGCGATGATCGGCCGCCGCCTCACCCGCTGGTCCCCCGACACCTGA
- a CDS encoding DUF1003 domain-containing protein, whose protein sequence is MTDLDPAVRHHPVVLAHRAKRAADIQLRIADAITAFAGSMPFVYVHAVGFAVWMLLVESDPWPKLTLVVSLEAIFLSTFVMIGQNRQAAFQQAKADHDFVAQDQELKVNTEITRAIHTLATEIHSRVVPDPER, encoded by the coding sequence ATGACCGATCTCGACCCGGCGGTGCGGCACCACCCCGTCGTTCTCGCCCACAGGGCCAAACGGGCGGCGGACATCCAGCTGCGGATCGCGGACGCCATCACCGCGTTCGCCGGCTCCATGCCCTTCGTCTACGTGCATGCCGTCGGCTTCGCGGTGTGGATGTTGCTCGTCGAGTCCGATCCGTGGCCCAAGCTCACCCTGGTGGTGTCGCTGGAGGCGATCTTCCTGTCGACCTTCGTCATGATCGGCCAGAACCGCCAGGCGGCGTTCCAGCAGGCGAAGGCCGACCACGACTTCGTCGCGCAGGACCAGGAGCTGAAGGTCAACACCGAGATCACCCGGGCGATCCACACCCTCGCCACGGAGATCCACAGTCGGGTCGTCCCCGACCCGGAACGATGA
- a CDS encoding organic hydroperoxide resistance protein, giving the protein MDAVYTAEATAWGGREGHSASSDGVLDLQLRIPKEMGGPGGPFTNPEQLFAVGYASCFHSALKVVASRAKVDVDESAVTAKVGIGSDGQGGFGLKVGLEAELPGVERSVAEDLVAQAHEVCPYSNATRGNIEVSLTVV; this is encoded by the coding sequence ATGGATGCCGTCTACACCGCTGAAGCGACCGCATGGGGTGGCCGAGAGGGCCACTCCGCCTCCTCCGACGGGGTGCTCGACCTGCAGTTGAGGATCCCCAAGGAGATGGGCGGGCCGGGCGGGCCCTTCACGAACCCCGAGCAGCTCTTCGCCGTGGGCTATGCCTCGTGCTTCCACAGCGCCCTGAAGGTGGTCGCCTCCCGGGCCAAGGTCGACGTCGACGAGTCGGCAGTGACCGCCAAGGTCGGCATCGGGTCCGACGGCCAGGGTGGGTTCGGTCTCAAGGTCGGTCTCGAGGCCGAGCTGCCGGGCGTCGAGCGCTCGGTGGCCGAGGACCTGGTGGCCCAGGCCCACGAGGTCTGCCCCTACTCCAACGCCACCAGAGGCAACATCGAGGTCTCGCTGACCGTCGTCTGA
- a CDS encoding type II toxin-antitoxin system prevent-host-death family antitoxin, whose amino-acid sequence METIGLRELNQNPSRAVARVRAGESIIVTDRGRPVLRLVPEVENPSTLERMISDGTVRPPAEQSMPDVIPDLADDVASLSDLVIADRDKERNR is encoded by the coding sequence ATGGAGACCATCGGCCTGCGAGAGCTGAACCAGAACCCGTCCAGAGCCGTCGCGCGGGTGCGGGCCGGCGAGTCGATCATCGTGACCGACCGCGGCCGGCCCGTGCTCCGGCTGGTGCCCGAGGTCGAGAACCCCAGCACTCTCGAGCGCATGATCAGCGACGGCACCGTCCGCCCCCCCGCTGAGCAGAGCATGCCGGATGTCATCCCTGATCTGGCAGATGATGTGGCGAGCTTGTCCGATCTCGTGATCGC